In Terriglobus sp. TAA 43, a single window of DNA contains:
- a CDS encoding glutamate synthase-related protein — MATQFLPTRSEVTSACRPVRSLVDPRFDHDSCGVGFVADSGNKPSHKVLTDALTALARLAHRGAVAADGKSSDGVGIMTAVPRALLLDATGVTLAEEKPLGVGVVFVNEKGANTCDVLEACLVEQGLTILAWRDVPVKPEVLGEIALGTMPEIRHVLVTADVVDLERSLYLARKSFERKFEAGETSGYVASLSTNKIVYKSMCSGRLLPEFFPDLQDAAYVTPYALFHQRYATNTTPAWHRAQPGRMLAHNGEINTVWGNRARMEARYSTLPAECQPILTQDGTDSTSLDETVELLTRNGYSIAEAVRVLLPPAVTNRESAFLKYHRDTMEPWDGPAALGFADGRYVGAALDRNGLRPSRYAITTDGLVVAGSEAGLVDIDPETVLHSGRLGPGQMLVVDLEAKKIYENDQLLDLFDEDGSYAALIDDLTISAEWVDLPPTDFDAIARAQKSFGYTKEDVRMILTPMAADGKDAVWSMGDDTPLAPLARTPRPIYAYFRQRFAQVTNPAIDPLREAIVVSLHTRLGPWSHMLDKHATLPGMSLVSPFLSVGKLDALRQGKYPHSDTLRLRELKCVFNKDFSLQIGIEALCANAVELVGSGVEILLLSDRSADADNLPIPMAIAVSVVHHALVKAGLRTATGIAVEAGDVRDVHHAAVLIGYGAGAVCPWLALETARATAGADGDPKVPEVKMLKAFDAGLAKIMSKMGVSVVDSYRGAYPFDILGLGNEVVDRCFPNTPAPIGGIGFAQIEHTIRQNWGAPVSDELQAKIDLPDYGWVKFRKAELAEPHAWAPSHVKALQSVVGSARNVALPEDPAKAFQIYSSAVDSSNEPTVLRELLEISPAGAELPLDKVEQPSSMYHRFIASAMSLGSLSPEAHTTITIAMNTLGGKSNTGEGGEDSDVYRTHPGNRRVPQPGEAASFVNKPAQGGVAVAEPMVEAPAIHSLLNNRIKQVASGRFGVTAEYLAHAEEIEIKVAQGAKPGEGGQLPGHKVSGLIARLRHAQPGVPLISPPPHHDIYSIEDLAELIHDLKRVNKRAAVGVKLVSSCGVGTVAAGVAKAYADYVVIAGNVGGTGAAALSSIKYAGNPWELGLAEAQQTLMANGMRGRIRLRTDGGLSTARDVLIAALLGADEYAFGTAVLVVMGCDMARQCHLNTCPTGIATQKPELRARFRGKPEHVVRFFQQLAGDLQQLLARYGLASIEDAIGRVDLLQQVRADGGLDLSPMLAQVGEGPRKWAGIRNDRPESRPALDEPWVEPALAAVVEGKPYEVQDIIANRDRAVGARIAGEISVLRAKAESPMPVPEININLAGTAGQSFGAFAVEGMHLTLTGEANDFVGKGLSGGEIVIRARGMAVGSGGHHVVLGNVALYGATAGKLFAAGYAGERFAVRNSGATAVVAGVGDHGCEYMTGGTVVVLGEIGMNFGAGMTGGIAWIYDVDDTVLAQTRYHAEFLQAVPFAETDEAAQAELKALLEEHAEKAGSTRAARMLADWPAYSPRFLRMVPLPQA; from the coding sequence ATGGCTACCCAGTTTTTGCCGACCCGTTCTGAGGTCACGAGTGCCTGTCGTCCCGTGCGCTCGCTTGTCGATCCTCGCTTTGACCACGACTCCTGTGGTGTTGGATTTGTTGCGGATTCCGGAAATAAACCGTCGCACAAGGTGCTTACAGACGCACTGACGGCACTTGCTCGCCTGGCTCATCGTGGCGCTGTGGCTGCGGACGGTAAGAGCTCCGACGGTGTTGGCATCATGACGGCGGTTCCCCGCGCGCTCCTGCTGGATGCAACCGGCGTGACGCTTGCCGAAGAGAAGCCGCTGGGCGTTGGCGTGGTGTTCGTCAATGAAAAAGGTGCCAATACCTGCGATGTCCTGGAAGCATGCCTAGTAGAGCAGGGTCTGACGATTCTGGCGTGGCGCGATGTGCCGGTGAAGCCGGAAGTTCTGGGTGAGATTGCGCTTGGCACCATGCCGGAGATTCGCCATGTCTTGGTGACGGCGGATGTTGTGGATCTGGAGCGCAGCCTGTACCTGGCGCGCAAAAGCTTTGAGCGGAAGTTTGAGGCGGGCGAGACGTCCGGTTATGTCGCTTCGCTTTCAACGAACAAGATCGTTTACAAGTCGATGTGCAGCGGACGTCTGCTACCGGAGTTCTTTCCTGACCTGCAGGACGCCGCGTACGTGACTCCGTATGCTCTGTTCCATCAGCGTTATGCGACGAACACGACACCCGCATGGCATCGTGCACAGCCGGGTCGTATGCTGGCGCACAATGGCGAAATCAATACTGTGTGGGGCAATCGCGCACGCATGGAAGCGCGCTATTCCACGCTGCCCGCGGAGTGCCAACCCATCCTGACGCAGGATGGCACGGATTCCACCTCGCTGGATGAGACCGTGGAACTTCTGACTCGTAATGGCTATTCCATTGCTGAGGCAGTTCGCGTTCTGCTGCCGCCTGCGGTGACAAACCGTGAATCGGCGTTCCTGAAATATCACCGCGACACCATGGAGCCGTGGGACGGTCCTGCTGCGCTGGGATTTGCTGATGGCCGTTATGTAGGCGCGGCGCTGGACCGCAATGGTTTGCGGCCCAGCCGTTATGCGATCACGACGGATGGCCTCGTCGTTGCTGGTTCGGAAGCTGGTCTGGTGGATATCGATCCAGAAACGGTGCTGCACAGCGGCCGCCTTGGCCCTGGCCAGATGTTAGTGGTCGACCTTGAAGCCAAGAAGATCTATGAGAACGATCAACTGCTTGACCTGTTCGATGAGGACGGTTCGTACGCGGCACTGATCGACGATCTGACGATTTCGGCAGAGTGGGTAGACCTGCCCCCGACGGATTTCGACGCCATTGCGCGTGCGCAGAAGAGCTTCGGTTACACGAAGGAAGATGTGCGCATGATCCTGACGCCAATGGCGGCGGACGGCAAAGACGCTGTGTGGTCCATGGGCGACGATACACCGCTGGCTCCGCTGGCGCGCACACCGCGTCCTATCTACGCATACTTCCGCCAGCGCTTTGCGCAGGTGACGAATCCAGCGATCGACCCTCTGCGTGAGGCCATCGTTGTCTCCCTGCACACACGCCTCGGACCGTGGTCGCACATGCTGGACAAGCACGCTACGCTGCCCGGCATGTCGCTGGTGTCGCCGTTTCTTTCGGTAGGCAAGTTGGATGCTCTGCGTCAGGGTAAGTATCCGCATAGCGATACGCTTCGGCTGCGCGAGTTGAAGTGTGTTTTCAACAAGGATTTCTCGCTGCAGATTGGCATTGAAGCGCTCTGTGCCAACGCGGTGGAGTTGGTTGGTTCCGGTGTTGAGATTCTGCTGTTGAGCGATCGCAGCGCCGATGCAGATAACCTGCCGATTCCTATGGCTATTGCAGTCAGCGTAGTACATCACGCACTGGTGAAGGCTGGCCTGCGCACTGCTACTGGTATTGCCGTGGAGGCAGGTGATGTACGCGATGTGCATCATGCCGCTGTACTCATCGGTTATGGTGCGGGTGCGGTATGCCCGTGGCTGGCGTTGGAAACAGCCCGTGCAACGGCCGGTGCCGATGGCGACCCGAAGGTGCCTGAAGTAAAGATGCTGAAGGCCTTCGATGCTGGTCTGGCAAAGATCATGTCGAAGATGGGCGTTAGCGTGGTGGACAGCTATCGCGGCGCGTATCCGTTCGACATTCTGGGGCTGGGCAACGAGGTTGTAGACCGCTGTTTCCCGAACACTCCTGCACCCATTGGCGGCATTGGATTTGCGCAGATTGAGCACACCATTCGTCAGAACTGGGGAGCACCTGTATCTGACGAGCTTCAAGCGAAGATTGACCTGCCTGACTACGGCTGGGTGAAGTTCCGCAAGGCAGAGCTGGCAGAGCCGCACGCATGGGCACCGTCGCATGTAAAGGCGTTGCAGTCTGTGGTGGGATCGGCCCGTAATGTGGCTCTTCCGGAAGACCCGGCGAAGGCGTTCCAGATTTACTCGTCCGCCGTGGATTCCAGCAATGAACCCACGGTGCTTCGTGAACTGTTGGAAATCTCTCCGGCCGGCGCGGAACTGCCGCTGGATAAGGTGGAGCAGCCTTCTTCGATGTACCACCGCTTTATCGCTTCGGCGATGTCGCTTGGTTCTCTGAGTCCCGAGGCGCATACCACCATCACTATTGCGATGAATACGCTCGGCGGTAAGAGCAATACGGGTGAAGGCGGTGAGGATTCGGATGTCTACCGTACGCATCCTGGCAATCGCCGCGTGCCGCAGCCCGGCGAGGCAGCTTCGTTCGTGAACAAGCCTGCGCAGGGCGGCGTTGCGGTTGCTGAGCCGATGGTTGAGGCTCCTGCAATCCACTCGCTGCTGAACAATCGCATTAAGCAGGTGGCCAGCGGACGCTTCGGTGTTACGGCGGAATACCTGGCGCATGCTGAGGAGATTGAAATCAAGGTGGCGCAGGGAGCCAAGCCCGGTGAGGGTGGTCAGCTTCCTGGCCATAAGGTTTCTGGCCTCATCGCGCGTCTACGTCATGCCCAGCCGGGCGTGCCGCTGATCTCGCCGCCACCGCATCACGACATTTACTCCATTGAGGATCTGGCGGAGCTGATCCACGACCTGAAGCGCGTCAACAAGCGCGCCGCGGTGGGTGTGAAGCTGGTTTCGAGCTGCGGCGTAGGTACGGTTGCAGCGGGTGTCGCGAAGGCTTATGCCGATTACGTGGTGATCGCCGGAAACGTCGGTGGCACGGGCGCTGCGGCGCTGTCCTCTATCAAGTACGCAGGCAATCCGTGGGAGCTTGGACTGGCCGAAGCACAGCAGACGCTGATGGCGAACGGCATGCGTGGACGCATACGTCTTCGTACGGACGGTGGCCTGTCCACGGCGCGTGATGTCCTGATCGCGGCGCTGCTCGGTGCTGACGAATATGCATTCGGTACTGCTGTCCTGGTCGTAATGGGCTGTGACATGGCGCGTCAGTGCCACTTGAACACCTGCCCCACCGGCATTGCCACACAGAAGCCAGAACTTCGCGCTCGTTTCCGCGGCAAGCCTGAGCATGTGGTTCGCTTCTTCCAGCAGCTTGCAGGCGATCTGCAGCAGCTGTTGGCTCGCTATGGCCTCGCATCGATCGAGGACGCCATTGGACGTGTCGACCTGCTGCAGCAGGTCCGTGCTGATGGTGGTCTGGATCTATCGCCGATGTTGGCACAGGTGGGCGAAGGTCCGCGCAAGTGGGCCGGGATCCGCAATGATCGTCCGGAGAGCCGTCCGGCCCTCGACGAGCCGTGGGTGGAACCTGCACTGGCGGCAGTTGTGGAAGGCAAGCCCTACGAGGTTCAGGACATCATCGCCAATCGCGACCGCGCCGTAGGCGCTCGTATCGCAGGTGAGATTTCTGTGCTGCGTGCAAAGGCGGAATCGCCAATGCCGGTGCCGGAGATCAACATTAACCTGGCAGGCACTGCGGGTCAGAGCTTTGGCGCGTTCGCCGTCGAAGGCATGCACCTGACGCTGACCGGCGAGGCAAACGACTTCGTTGGAAAGGGCCTGAGCGGTGGCGAAATAGTCATCCGTGCACGCGGCATGGCGGTTGGCAGTGGTGGTCATCACGTGGTGCTGGGCAACGTAGCTTTGTACGGTGCAACGGCAGGCAAGCTGTTTGCTGCGGGGTACGCAGGCGAGCGCTTCGCAGTGCGTAACTCCGGCGCAACGGCCGTGGTTGCAGGCGTGGGTGACCACGGCTGTGAGTACATGACTGGCGGTACCGTTGTCGTTCTCGGTGAGATCGGTATGAACTTCGGTGCAGGTATGACTGGCGGCATCGCGTGGATCTATGACGTGGACGACACTGTTCTCGCGCAGACGCGTTACCACGCGGAATTCCTTCAGGCAGTTCCGTTTGCTGAGACCGACGAGGCAGCTCAGGCAGAACTGAAGGCTCTGCTGGAAGAGCATGCCGAGAAGGCGGGCAGCACACGTGCAGCGCGCATGCTGGCGGATTGGCCGGCTTACTCTCCGCGATTCCTGCGCATGGTGCCTTTGCCGCAGGCCTGA
- a CDS encoding long-chain fatty acid--CoA ligase — MELRTLNDVFRNATSRGSERAILTPVGERWEAISCDALYWRTRRLAAWMQSQGIAKGDRVGLIAENRWEWAVTDFASLAIGAVDVPMFPTLTPDQTRAQLADSGAKIVFVSTQDVAKKVLGTGFEGTIVAMDSGEIGLPFSDLVAGEDSSGRDAAFDQAVASVQPEDTATIIYTSGTTGDAKGVVLSHGNVASNLSMTTELFRFGADDLMVSFLPLSHVTARHIDYLFYAENVTLAYVSRPERVLPAMAVVKPTIFVAVPRVYERVRQSAEGKALKAGGLKAKIFQWAIKTGAKHRDEVAQMLGEPSSLSWKIANKLVYSKLREAFGGRVKVFVAGGAPLGIDLAQWFASAGISILEGYGLTETSPVIAVNLPGRNKLGTIGPKLKNIDVRFAEDGELEVRGPSIFQGYWQKSEQTSEVMDGEWFKTGDIGKIDSEGFLSITDRKKELIKTVGGKFIAPQPIENKLKVSSLIGFVALQGDRRKYVAAIVSPNFPVLEEWAKEQGIAASDRKALVHDERVIERYQKEFDRVNQEASPWEKVKRFRLVPDEWTVDGGEVTPSLKLKRRVVATNYAKEIEAMYSGADAE, encoded by the coding sequence ATGGAACTGCGTACGCTGAACGATGTTTTCCGGAACGCCACCTCCCGTGGCAGTGAGCGCGCCATTCTTACACCCGTTGGTGAACGGTGGGAGGCCATCTCCTGCGACGCGCTCTATTGGCGTACGCGACGCCTGGCTGCATGGATGCAGTCGCAGGGCATTGCGAAGGGTGATCGAGTTGGGCTCATCGCTGAAAACCGTTGGGAATGGGCAGTGACAGACTTTGCGTCGCTCGCCATTGGCGCTGTTGACGTTCCCATGTTTCCAACGCTGACGCCGGACCAGACGCGCGCGCAACTCGCAGACAGCGGCGCGAAGATTGTCTTCGTTTCTACGCAGGATGTTGCGAAGAAAGTTCTTGGGACAGGATTTGAGGGAACGATTGTCGCGATGGACAGTGGCGAAATCGGCCTTCCTTTTTCGGACCTCGTTGCCGGTGAGGATTCTTCCGGACGTGATGCAGCATTCGATCAGGCTGTGGCATCGGTGCAGCCTGAAGATACTGCAACCATCATCTACACCTCTGGCACCACGGGCGACGCCAAAGGCGTGGTGCTGTCGCATGGCAACGTTGCATCCAATCTGTCGATGACGACAGAGCTGTTTCGCTTCGGAGCGGATGACCTGATGGTGTCGTTCCTGCCGTTGTCGCACGTGACGGCGCGCCACATTGACTATCTGTTTTACGCGGAGAATGTCACGCTCGCGTATGTCAGCCGTCCGGAGCGTGTTCTTCCTGCGATGGCTGTAGTCAAGCCGACGATTTTCGTCGCGGTACCGCGTGTCTACGAACGTGTGCGTCAGTCCGCAGAGGGTAAGGCGTTGAAGGCTGGTGGTCTGAAAGCGAAGATCTTCCAATGGGCCATCAAGACCGGTGCAAAGCATCGGGATGAAGTGGCGCAGATGCTGGGCGAGCCTTCTTCGCTGTCATGGAAGATCGCGAACAAGCTGGTGTACAGCAAGCTGCGTGAAGCTTTTGGCGGACGGGTGAAGGTATTCGTAGCTGGTGGTGCCCCACTTGGCATCGATTTGGCGCAGTGGTTCGCTTCGGCGGGTATCTCGATTCTCGAAGGCTACGGGCTTACGGAAACCTCTCCTGTCATTGCCGTAAACCTGCCCGGTCGCAACAAACTCGGAACCATCGGACCGAAGCTGAAGAACATCGACGTGCGGTTTGCAGAGGATGGGGAGTTGGAAGTGCGCGGTCCCAGCATCTTTCAGGGTTATTGGCAGAAATCTGAACAGACGTCCGAAGTGATGGACGGCGAGTGGTTCAAGACCGGCGATATCGGGAAGATCGACTCCGAAGGTTTCCTCTCCATCACTGATCGGAAGAAGGAACTGATCAAGACGGTTGGCGGTAAATTCATTGCACCGCAGCCCATTGAGAACAAGCTCAAGGTTTCTTCTCTGATTGGTTTTGTGGCATTGCAGGGTGATAGACGAAAGTACGTCGCCGCTATTGTCTCGCCGAATTTCCCCGTGCTTGAAGAGTGGGCGAAGGAGCAGGGAATTGCGGCATCAGACCGCAAAGCCTTGGTTCATGATGAGAGGGTGATTGAGCGGTATCAGAAAGAATTTGATCGCGTGAATCAAGAAGCCTCGCCGTGGGAAAAGGTAAAGCGCTTCCGTTTGGTGCCCGATGAATGGACGGTGGATGGAGGCGAAGTCACGCCCAGTCTTAAGTTAAAGCGGCGTGTGGTGGCCACTAACTACGCGAAGGAGATTGAGGCAATGTATAGCGGTGCGGACGCCGAATGA
- a CDS encoding helix-turn-helix domain-containing protein translates to MPNAAEIAIREVMDIRQAAGYLGISSDTLYRYASEGFVPAFKLGNRWRFKKTLLDTWMDHQSGAAMPETVVAKPESKKPARSAK, encoded by the coding sequence ATGCCGAACGCCGCAGAAATAGCCATTCGCGAAGTCATGGATATCCGCCAGGCTGCTGGATATCTGGGAATCAGCAGCGACACGCTGTACCGCTACGCCTCAGAAGGATTTGTACCCGCTTTCAAGCTGGGAAATCGATGGCGGTTCAAGAAGACCCTGCTGGACACCTGGATGGATCATCAGTCGGGAGCGGCGATGCCGGAAACCGTTGTTGCCAAGCCCGAAAGCAAGAAGCCCGCGCGCTCAGCGAAGTAG
- a CDS encoding metallophosphoesterase, with the protein MSSRKSATGNLTRRRFLAGATLTAGGLALYSGEIERHVLMTVERTIHIRNLPAPFHGFRIAQLSDFHFHDYDESFFVRHAIQKVNELAPDMVALTGDFITTSKDEHRQAVPDAYACAEILREIKCPVRFCSLGNHDVSIKADVADALRRNGLTLLMNQFTTLEKRGERIWVSGIADAYFDVPNLALAMPKRKTDEPIVLLGHEPDFADTIASQNYYVDLMLAGHTHGGQVRLPFLPPILLPAMGEKYVEGLHTVGSSGMQVYVNRGLGCMHLPFRFNCPPELTLLTLQPA; encoded by the coding sequence ATGTCCTCGCGGAAGAGCGCAACAGGAAACCTTACGCGACGGCGCTTTCTTGCGGGAGCCACGCTTACCGCCGGAGGTCTGGCCCTATACTCGGGCGAGATAGAACGGCACGTCCTCATGACCGTGGAACGCACAATTCACATCCGCAACCTGCCTGCCCCTTTTCACGGCTTCCGGATTGCGCAACTCAGCGACTTTCACTTTCATGACTATGACGAATCGTTCTTTGTCCGCCACGCCATTCAAAAAGTGAATGAGCTTGCGCCAGATATGGTCGCTCTCACTGGCGATTTCATCACGACGAGCAAAGACGAACATCGCCAGGCTGTACCCGATGCCTATGCTTGCGCCGAAATACTGCGTGAGATTAAATGCCCGGTACGCTTCTGCTCTCTCGGCAATCATGATGTATCGATTAAGGCTGATGTAGCGGATGCGTTACGACGCAATGGCCTCACGCTCTTAATGAATCAGTTCACCACGCTGGAGAAACGAGGCGAAAGAATATGGGTCTCCGGCATAGCTGATGCTTACTTTGACGTGCCCAATCTCGCACTCGCTATGCCGAAAAGGAAAACGGACGAACCGATCGTCCTATTGGGACATGAACCGGATTTTGCCGATACGATCGCCTCTCAGAACTACTATGTCGATCTGATGTTGGCAGGACATACGCACGGAGGACAGGTGCGGCTTCCCTTCCTACCGCCGATCCTTCTGCCTGCTATGGGTGAGAAATATGTCGAGGGTCTGCACACGGTGGGCAGTTCTGGGATGCAGGTCTATGTAAATCGTGGGCTCGGCTGCATGCATCTTCCGTTCCGATTCAATTGCCCACCAGAACTAACCCTGCTTACGTTGCAACCTGCCTGA
- a CDS encoding Xaa-Pro peptidase family protein, whose product MRQGNARRRILLKMMHRGRIRHLAQELRRRSIPSLLITHLPDVRYLTGFTGSNAALVVVAEPRLTSRLFTDGRYTVQAKREVQSASVRIAPKSAVVEACIWAEQHASQCGFDRTQTTVATLAAMKKAAGKRGFFVPADGLVAALRVIKDATEVESMRRAASLTCSLYEGLLGWIEPGMRERDIAGELEHRARMAGAESMSFETIVAAGERGSQPHARATEARIQPGDLVTLDFGIVLDGYCSDMTRTFAIGYGEKSVPSRWKQRWAEQRDVFEAVLAAQQAAVNAVHEGASCGEVDLAARSTLEAVGYGKYFTHSTGHGVGLEIHEVPRVGKDSKDVLKAGTVITIEPGVYLPGRFGVRIEDSVLVTEDGAEVLTPVHKGWMEL is encoded by the coding sequence ATGCGACAGGGAAACGCGCGTCGTCGTATCCTGTTAAAGATGATGCATCGCGGACGTATCCGCCACCTTGCGCAGGAGTTGCGACGCCGGTCCATACCGTCGCTTCTGATTACGCACCTTCCCGACGTCCGTTATCTAACGGGCTTTACCGGATCGAATGCCGCACTGGTCGTAGTGGCGGAGCCACGGCTGACTTCGCGCCTGTTTACCGATGGTCGGTATACCGTCCAGGCAAAACGTGAAGTGCAGAGCGCGAGCGTACGCATTGCCCCTAAATCAGCAGTTGTAGAGGCATGTATATGGGCCGAACAACATGCGTCCCAGTGTGGCTTTGACCGTACACAAACCACGGTGGCCACTCTGGCTGCCATGAAGAAAGCAGCAGGGAAAAGAGGCTTCTTCGTCCCCGCCGATGGCTTGGTCGCAGCGTTGCGAGTGATCAAAGACGCTACCGAAGTGGAATCCATGCGCCGCGCGGCCTCGTTGACCTGTTCGCTTTACGAAGGTCTACTCGGATGGATTGAGCCGGGGATGAGGGAACGCGATATCGCCGGCGAGCTGGAGCATCGCGCACGCATGGCCGGTGCTGAGTCTATGAGCTTTGAGACGATTGTTGCCGCAGGTGAGCGAGGCAGCCAGCCGCATGCTCGCGCCACAGAAGCGCGCATCCAACCTGGTGACCTGGTCACATTGGACTTCGGTATTGTCTTGGATGGTTACTGCTCTGATATGACTCGCACCTTCGCGATTGGATACGGTGAAAAATCTGTTCCCTCCCGCTGGAAACAGCGGTGGGCGGAGCAGCGTGATGTCTTTGAAGCCGTTCTTGCTGCGCAGCAGGCGGCCGTTAACGCTGTTCATGAGGGCGCTAGTTGCGGTGAGGTGGATCTTGCGGCACGTTCGACTCTGGAGGCGGTGGGGTATGGGAAATACTTCACCCATTCCACCGGGCACGGAGTCGGATTGGAAATTCATGAGGTTCCTCGAGTGGGGAAAGACAGTAAAGACGTTCTGAAGGCCGGAACCGTGATTACAATCGAACCCGGGGTGTATCTGCCCGGACGCTTCGGCGTGCGCATCGAAGACTCTGTACTGGTCACGGAAGATGGCGCCGAGGTGCTGACCCCGGTGCACAAAGGCTGGATGGAACTGTAG
- the accB gene encoding acetyl-CoA carboxylase biotin carboxyl carrier protein, whose protein sequence is MMEQNDLQELRELVSFLKDNGIAEFDLHRGEQHVRIKFAQPAAPIAFDPTHFAHLAAAPHVAPAPVAAAPLAAPAPAAAAAPAEVLHEVKSPIVGTFYESSAPGSAPFVKVGDTISVGQVVCIVEAMKLMNEIESDVAGEVVKLLTENGKPVEYGQPLFAVRPR, encoded by the coding sequence ATGATGGAACAGAACGATTTGCAGGAACTTCGCGAGCTTGTCTCCTTCTTGAAGGACAACGGCATCGCTGAATTTGATCTTCACCGCGGCGAGCAACATGTCCGCATCAAGTTTGCGCAGCCCGCTGCGCCCATTGCATTTGATCCGACGCATTTTGCGCACCTCGCGGCGGCTCCGCATGTGGCCCCGGCACCGGTCGCTGCCGCTCCGCTGGCTGCTCCTGCGCCTGCAGCGGCGGCTGCCCCGGCAGAGGTGCTGCACGAGGTGAAGTCGCCCATCGTGGGTACTTTCTATGAGAGCTCCGCTCCTGGTTCTGCGCCGTTCGTGAAGGTGGGTGACACCATCTCTGTTGGCCAGGTGGTTTGCATCGTGGAAGCCATGAAGCTGATGAACGAGATCGAGAGCGACGTCGCCGGTGAAGTGGTGAAGCTGCTGACCGAGAATGGCAAGCCTGTCGAGTATGGCCAGCCGCTGTTCGCGGTACGGCCGCGGTAA
- the accC gene encoding acetyl-CoA carboxylase biotin carboxylase subunit, which yields MFKKVLIANRGEIALRVISACRELGIRTVAVYSEADRNSLHVRFADEAICIGPPRSAESYLNVPAVISAAEIADVDAIHPGYGLLSENANFAEVCRASNIKFIGPRPEVTRMMGEKSTARQTMKAANVPILPGSDGVIGSVEEALQWAADVRYPVILKAVAGGGGRGMRIVRSAEELPGLYNQASTEALNAFGNGDLYMEKFIERPRHIEFQVLADEHGNVMSLGERECSIQRRHQKLIEEAPSLQITPEIRTRLGGVIERSLREIGYWNAGTIEFLMDEDGEIYFIEMNTRIQVEHPVTELITGIDLVKAQLRIAAGEKLPDIVPVRPSINGHAIECRINAEHPEKFTPSAGKITAWNVPGGNGVRVDTNQYQEGVVPPYYDSMIAKVICHGKDREEAMSKMQRALSQFVVEGIHTTIPLQQKIFSDPDFRKGDFDTKFMERFFEKEAARKKVEAENEPTGA from the coding sequence ATGTTCAAGAAGGTCCTGATCGCGAACCGTGGCGAGATTGCACTGCGGGTTATCTCGGCTTGCCGGGAGCTTGGCATCCGTACTGTGGCCGTATACTCCGAGGCCGACCGTAACAGCCTCCACGTCCGCTTTGCGGATGAGGCTATCTGCATTGGCCCTCCGCGCTCCGCGGAGAGCTATCTCAACGTTCCGGCGGTTATCTCTGCCGCAGAGATCGCGGATGTGGACGCGATTCATCCCGGTTACGGACTGCTGAGCGAGAACGCCAACTTCGCCGAGGTGTGCCGCGCGAGCAACATCAAGTTCATCGGACCGCGCCCTGAAGTGACGCGGATGATGGGTGAGAAGTCCACCGCCCGGCAGACTATGAAGGCGGCTAATGTGCCTATCCTGCCGGGGTCCGATGGTGTTATCGGGTCGGTGGAAGAGGCGCTGCAGTGGGCTGCGGATGTGCGTTATCCGGTGATCCTGAAGGCTGTGGCTGGCGGCGGCGGACGCGGTATGCGTATCGTCCGTTCGGCAGAGGAGCTTCCCGGTTTGTACAACCAGGCATCGACCGAGGCGCTGAACGCCTTCGGCAATGGCGACCTGTACATGGAGAAGTTCATCGAGCGTCCTCGTCACATTGAGTTCCAGGTGTTGGCTGACGAGCATGGCAACGTGATGTCGCTGGGCGAGCGTGAATGCTCTATTCAGCGTCGTCACCAGAAGCTGATCGAGGAAGCTCCGTCGCTGCAGATTACGCCGGAGATTCGTACGCGTCTTGGCGGCGTGATTGAGCGTTCGCTGCGTGAGATCGGTTACTGGAACGCTGGCACGATCGAGTTCCTGATGGATGAAGATGGCGAGATCTACTTCATCGAGATGAACACGCGTATCCAGGTGGAGCATCCGGTGACGGAGTTGATTACGGGCATCGACCTGGTGAAGGCGCAGTTGCGCATTGCCGCTGGTGAGAAGCTGCCGGACATCGTTCCGGTTCGTCCGTCGATCAACGGTCATGCGATCGAGTGCCGCATCAACGCGGAGCATCCGGAGAAGTTCACGCCTTCCGCAGGCAAGATCACGGCATGGAATGTGCCGGGCGGAAATGGTGTTCGTGTAGATACGAACCAGTACCAGGAAGGCGTTGTTCCGCCTTACTACGACAGCATGATCGCCAAGGTCATCTGCCATGGCAAGGACCGCGAAGAGGCAATGAGCAAGATGCAGCGCGCTCTGAGCCAGTTTGTGGTGGAAGGTATTCACACGACGATTCCGCTACAGCAGAAGATCTTCTCCGATCCTGACTTCCGCAAGGGTGACTTCGATACGAAGTTCATGGAACGCTTCTTTGAAAAGGAAGCTGCGCGCAAGAAGGTGGAAGCCGAGAACGAACCAACAGGGGCATAA